A genomic region of Denticeps clupeoides chromosome 9, fDenClu1.1, whole genome shotgun sequence contains the following coding sequences:
- the susd5 gene encoding sushi domain-containing protein 5 gives MYRFCLLAAAVLLLWGQCSVSGGRVFLLDFRNETGVSSERAEQACNAHAGHLASGAELRFAIQECSFSVCSRAWLSGPSIGTTVCRRVERAGLHAVDVQVEDAVEGGEEELRLGSFCITNDDVPCGDPPSFPHARLRGQTGLAVGDELLYECEAGFAAYSGDSAFSLLCDSCGEWYGFVPTCEKTGENATYASLDDTFAGGTRAPPVGGEEAEPTEGEESTGNVRMSVTDPPVALLSQKHLFWFPSEAFQDTEVQIKTPTDQIDIADKSAGSQSQPESNKDGHTLEKPTDVHQQNTDGSWLDGHPVSNEENTTVVGVSTEAESEDRKTDEERGEVGLTRQKDNSTPSVAVSNAPSPTLEHSTMVYTRSPTPENVSSSHEGMGPDLTTPSGVERPEMPLHPTKSTDLATPPDDIIILSTDIGSQTVNQNNYTQQGGGTELPCGVDTCSPTGGGPMVAIITVGVAVALAGLALGAWLYRKRQQKNLLYQLNDGGMTQQTQSIEMQFTD, from the exons ATGTACCGCTTCTGCCTGCTGGCTGCAGCTGTCCTGCTGCTGTGGGGTCAATGCAGCGTCTCTGGAG GACGGGTTTTCCTGCTGGATTTTCGGAACGAGACGGGAGTGAGCTCTGAACGGGCGGAGCAAGCCTGCAACGCTCACGCTGGACACTTGGCATCGGGGGCGGAGCTCCGGTTTGCCATTCAAGAATGTTCCTTCTCTGTGTGTTCTAGAGCCTGGCTGTCCGGGCCGAGCATTGG GACAACAGTGTGCAGGCGTGTTGAGCGGGCGGGGCTACATGCGGTGGACGTACAGGTGGAAGACGCGGTGGAGGGTGGTGAAGAGGAGCTGCGGCTTGGCTCGTTCTGTATCACGAATGATG ATGTCCCATGCGGAGACCCGCCCTCCTTCCCTCACGCACGTTTACGGGGCCAAACTGGACTGGCTGTTGGGGACGAGCTGCTGTACGAATGCGAAGCGGGTTTTGCAGCATACAGCGGAGACTCAGCCTTCAGTCTTCTGTGTGACAGCTGTGGGGAGTGGTATGGGTTTGTCCCAACCTGCGAGAAgacag GTGAGAATGCAACATATGCATCTTTGGATGACACGTTTGCTGGTGGAACCAGGGCTCCGCCTgttggaggagaggaggcggAGCCTACAGAGGGGGAGGAGTCTACAGGGAACGTGCGAATGTCTGTGACTGACCCACCCGTGGCCCTGCTCAGCCAGAAACATCTATTTTGGTTTCCTTCTGAGGCGTTCCAGGACACAGAGGTGCAAATCAAGACGCCCACAGACCAAATTGACATCGCAGATAAATCGGcaggcagccaatcacagccagAGAGCAACAAAGATGGCCACACCCTGGAAAAACCTACTGACGTGCATCAGCAGAACACTGATGGGTCCTGGTTGGATGGACATCCTGTCAGTAACGAAGAAAACACTACTGTGGTGGGCGTGTCCACAGAGGCGGAGTCAGAGGATAGGAAGACAGATGAGGAAAGAGGAGAAGTGGGGCTGACAAGACAAAAAGACAACTCCACCCCCTCAGTTGCAGTCAGCAATGCCCCCAGCCCCACCCTAGAGCACAGCACCATGGTGTACACACGAAGCCCCACCCCAGAGAATGTCAGCAGCAGTCATGAAGGGATGGGGCCAGATCTGACCACTCCCTCAGGGGTAGAGCGACCTGAAATGCCACTTCACCCAACAAAGAGTACGGACCTGGCCACACCTcctgatgacatcatcatcctGTCCACTGACATCGGCAGCCAAACTGTCAATCAGAACAACTACACACAGCAGGGTGGGGGTACTGAACTGCCCTGTGGGGTGGACACCTGCTCGCCCACGGGAGGCGGTCCCATGGTTGCCATAATCACTGTGGGTGTGGCTGTGGCACTAGCTGGCTTGGCACTTGGGGCGTGGCTCTACCGTAAGAGGCAGCAGAAGAATTTGCTCTATCAACTGAATGACGGTGGCATGACACAACAGACGCAGAGCATAGAGATGCAGTTCACggattaa
- the sytl1 gene encoding synaptotagmin-like protein 1 isoform X2: MDPVVQLTELTDEEVSSILKVLQKDNELQNREKRRISQLTLTVHDPELLHCLSGAWFTDLRDKRHQKGGADLVHTSIRQKKRDRGHQDVSVISVFEKPEEERSEEFTRDTNLSCGQPPRPRPRSRIPLLKNPEKRDNNVATTADGQDRLNEESTAGRAPGSPAPQIGDNNSCTEPELLDFTSTSSQQDSNVCNGSQESVLSMQDPEDVAVDGRIFFSMQHNAQRGELVVCVYRCEDLSASGKSHTNPYVKVHLLPGKSSHSKRKTSVKKKTVNPVYNETLRFRVQDADLRSRAVSLSVWHSDTVRRNHFLGGLVVQLSQWNWEQSEPIWQGLQPRDLVTTGSATNGGTILMAMKFTPPGSEGPDLPLTGELHIWLREVHLPSTKHGAPSTYVKGCVLPDASQSSGQQTRVVKRSTHPVFNHTMVFDGIQACDLTQVCVDISIWDKSTHTSVYLGGVRFSCGTGQSYGQTVAWMDSSLDEQSAWMAIRTNPNKWVEKEQPIRTNLQRIT; this comes from the exons ATGGATCCTGTTGTGCAGCTGACAGAGCTGACAGATGAAGAGGTTTCTTCTATCTTGAAGGTTCTCCAGAAGGACAATGAACTTCAGAACCGGGAAAAGAGGAGAAtcag tcaGTTGACCTTAACTGTGCATGATCCGGAGCTCCTGCATTGCCTGTCTGGGGCATGGTTTACTGACTTAAGAGACAAGCGGCATCAGAAGGGCGGGGCTGATCTTGTACACACTTCCATTCGGCAGAAGAAACGGGATAGGGGTCACCAGG aTGTGTCTGTCATTTCTGTGTTTGAGAAACCAGAAGAAGAGCGGAGCGAGGA ATTCACAAGAGACACAAACCTCAGTTGCGGCCAACCGCCGCGGCCCCGGCCCCGCTCGCGAATACCGCTCTTAAAG aatccaGAGAAAAGGGACAATAACGTGGCCACCACGG CAGATGGCCAGGACAGGCTGAATGAGGAGAGCACAGCAGGCAGAGCGCCAGGGTCTCCTGCGCCACAG ATTGGAGACAATAACAGCTGCACTGAACCTGAGCTGCTTGACTTTACTTCAACCAGCAGCCAGCAGGACAGCAATGTG TGCAACGGCAGTCAGGAGAGTGTGTTGAGCATGCAGGACCCTGAGGACGTGGCTGTGGATGGGCGGATCTTCTTCTCAATGCAGCACAACGCCCAGAGGGGGGAGCTTGTGGTCTGTGTGTATCGTTGTGAAGACCTCAGTGCATCCGGCAAGAGCCACACTAACCC ataTGTTAAGGTCCATCTGCTGCCAGGAAAATCCTCACACAGTAAGAGGAAGACTTCAGTGAAGAAGAAAACTGTGAACCCAGTTTACAACGAGACACTGAGA TTCCGAGTGCAAGATGCAGATCTCAGGAGTCGTGCTGTTAGTTTGTCGGTCTGGCATTCGGACACTGTGAGGCGGAACCACTTTCTGGGAGGACTGGTGGTACAGCTTAGTCAATGGAACTGGGAACAAAGTGAGCCAATCTGGCAAGGCCTCCAACCCCGA GATCTGGTGACCACTGGCTCAGCCACAAACGGAGGAACCATCTTGATGGCTATGAAGTTCACACCCCCTGGATCTGAAG gaccTGATCTTCCTCTTACGGGAGAACTGCACATCTGGCTCAGAGAAGTTCATCTGCCTTCCACCAAACATGGAGCACCAAGCACATACGTCAAAGG CTGTGTCTTGCCAGATGCCAGTCAGTCCAGTGGGCAGCAGACTCGGGTGGTGAAACGCAGCACACACCCTGTGTTTAACCACACCATGGTGTTCGATGGGATCCAGGCATGTGACCTCACGCAAGTGTGTGTAGATATTAGCATTTGggacaaaagcacacacacatctgtgtatCTGGGAGGAGTTCGCTTCAGCTGTGGCACAG GCCAAAGTTATGGTCAGACGGTAGCCTGGATGGATTCGTCGCTGGATGAGCAGAGTGCATGGATGGCCATCAGGACCAATCCTAACAAATGGGTGGAGAAAGAACAGCCAATCAGGACAAACCTGCAAAGGATCACGTGA
- the sytl1 gene encoding synaptotagmin-like protein 1 isoform X3, giving the protein MDPVVQLTELTDEEVSSILKVLQKDNELQNREKRRISQLTLTVHDPELLHCLSGAWFTDLRDKRHQKGGADLVHTSIRQKKRDRGHQDVSVISVFEKPEEERSEEFTRDTNLSCGQPPRPRPRSRIPLLKNPEKRDNNVATTDGQDRLNEESTAGRAPGSPAPQIGDNNSCTEPELLDFTSTSSQQDSNVCNGSQESVLSMQDPEDVAVDGRIFFSMQHNAQRGELVVCVYRCEDLSASGKSHTNPYVKVHLLPGKSSHSKRKTSVKKKTVNPVYNETLRFRVQDADLRSRAVSLSVWHSDTVRRNHFLGGLVVQLSQWNWEQSEPIWQGLQPRDLVTTGSATNGGTILMAMKFTPPGSEGPDLPLTGELHIWLREVHLPSTKHGAPSTYVKGCVLPDASQSSGQQTRVVKRSTHPVFNHTMVFDGIQACDLTQVCVDISIWDKSTHTSVYLGGVRFSCGTGQSYGQTVAWMDSSLDEQSAWMAIRTNPNKWVEKEQPIRTNLQRIT; this is encoded by the exons ATGGATCCTGTTGTGCAGCTGACAGAGCTGACAGATGAAGAGGTTTCTTCTATCTTGAAGGTTCTCCAGAAGGACAATGAACTTCAGAACCGGGAAAAGAGGAGAAtcag tcaGTTGACCTTAACTGTGCATGATCCGGAGCTCCTGCATTGCCTGTCTGGGGCATGGTTTACTGACTTAAGAGACAAGCGGCATCAGAAGGGCGGGGCTGATCTTGTACACACTTCCATTCGGCAGAAGAAACGGGATAGGGGTCACCAGG aTGTGTCTGTCATTTCTGTGTTTGAGAAACCAGAAGAAGAGCGGAGCGAGGA ATTCACAAGAGACACAAACCTCAGTTGCGGCCAACCGCCGCGGCCCCGGCCCCGCTCGCGAATACCGCTCTTAAAG aatccaGAGAAAAGGGACAATAACGTGGCCACCACGG ATGGCCAGGACAGGCTGAATGAGGAGAGCACAGCAGGCAGAGCGCCAGGGTCTCCTGCGCCACAG ATTGGAGACAATAACAGCTGCACTGAACCTGAGCTGCTTGACTTTACTTCAACCAGCAGCCAGCAGGACAGCAATGTG TGCAACGGCAGTCAGGAGAGTGTGTTGAGCATGCAGGACCCTGAGGACGTGGCTGTGGATGGGCGGATCTTCTTCTCAATGCAGCACAACGCCCAGAGGGGGGAGCTTGTGGTCTGTGTGTATCGTTGTGAAGACCTCAGTGCATCCGGCAAGAGCCACACTAACCC ataTGTTAAGGTCCATCTGCTGCCAGGAAAATCCTCACACAGTAAGAGGAAGACTTCAGTGAAGAAGAAAACTGTGAACCCAGTTTACAACGAGACACTGAGA TTCCGAGTGCAAGATGCAGATCTCAGGAGTCGTGCTGTTAGTTTGTCGGTCTGGCATTCGGACACTGTGAGGCGGAACCACTTTCTGGGAGGACTGGTGGTACAGCTTAGTCAATGGAACTGGGAACAAAGTGAGCCAATCTGGCAAGGCCTCCAACCCCGA GATCTGGTGACCACTGGCTCAGCCACAAACGGAGGAACCATCTTGATGGCTATGAAGTTCACACCCCCTGGATCTGAAG gaccTGATCTTCCTCTTACGGGAGAACTGCACATCTGGCTCAGAGAAGTTCATCTGCCTTCCACCAAACATGGAGCACCAAGCACATACGTCAAAGG CTGTGTCTTGCCAGATGCCAGTCAGTCCAGTGGGCAGCAGACTCGGGTGGTGAAACGCAGCACACACCCTGTGTTTAACCACACCATGGTGTTCGATGGGATCCAGGCATGTGACCTCACGCAAGTGTGTGTAGATATTAGCATTTGggacaaaagcacacacacatctgtgtatCTGGGAGGAGTTCGCTTCAGCTGTGGCACAG GCCAAAGTTATGGTCAGACGGTAGCCTGGATGGATTCGTCGCTGGATGAGCAGAGTGCATGGATGGCCATCAGGACCAATCCTAACAAATGGGTGGAGAAAGAACAGCCAATCAGGACAAACCTGCAAAGGATCACGTGA
- the sytl1 gene encoding synaptotagmin-like protein 1 isoform X1: protein MDPVVQLTELTDEEVSSILKVLQKDNELQNREKRRISQLTLTVHDPELLHCLSGAWFTDLRDKRHQKGGADLVHTSIRQKKRDRGHQDVSVISVFEKPEEERSEEFTRDTNLSCGQPPRPRPRSRIPLLKNPEKRDNNVATTGRSSPLPAAYRDPPLTPRLFCPADGQDRLNEESTAGRAPGSPAPQIGDNNSCTEPELLDFTSTSSQQDSNVCNGSQESVLSMQDPEDVAVDGRIFFSMQHNAQRGELVVCVYRCEDLSASGKSHTNPYVKVHLLPGKSSHSKRKTSVKKKTVNPVYNETLRFRVQDADLRSRAVSLSVWHSDTVRRNHFLGGLVVQLSQWNWEQSEPIWQGLQPRDLVTTGSATNGGTILMAMKFTPPGSEGPDLPLTGELHIWLREVHLPSTKHGAPSTYVKGCVLPDASQSSGQQTRVVKRSTHPVFNHTMVFDGIQACDLTQVCVDISIWDKSTHTSVYLGGVRFSCGTGQSYGQTVAWMDSSLDEQSAWMAIRTNPNKWVEKEQPIRTNLQRIT from the exons ATGGATCCTGTTGTGCAGCTGACAGAGCTGACAGATGAAGAGGTTTCTTCTATCTTGAAGGTTCTCCAGAAGGACAATGAACTTCAGAACCGGGAAAAGAGGAGAAtcag tcaGTTGACCTTAACTGTGCATGATCCGGAGCTCCTGCATTGCCTGTCTGGGGCATGGTTTACTGACTTAAGAGACAAGCGGCATCAGAAGGGCGGGGCTGATCTTGTACACACTTCCATTCGGCAGAAGAAACGGGATAGGGGTCACCAGG aTGTGTCTGTCATTTCTGTGTTTGAGAAACCAGAAGAAGAGCGGAGCGAGGA ATTCACAAGAGACACAAACCTCAGTTGCGGCCAACCGCCGCGGCCCCGGCCCCGCTCGCGAATACCGCTCTTAAAG aatccaGAGAAAAGGGACAATAACGTGGCCACCACGGGTAGGTCATCGCCTCTACCTGCGGCTTACAGAGATCCTCCACTGACCCCCCGGCTCTTCTGTCCAGCAGATGGCCAGGACAGGCTGAATGAGGAGAGCACAGCAGGCAGAGCGCCAGGGTCTCCTGCGCCACAG ATTGGAGACAATAACAGCTGCACTGAACCTGAGCTGCTTGACTTTACTTCAACCAGCAGCCAGCAGGACAGCAATGTG TGCAACGGCAGTCAGGAGAGTGTGTTGAGCATGCAGGACCCTGAGGACGTGGCTGTGGATGGGCGGATCTTCTTCTCAATGCAGCACAACGCCCAGAGGGGGGAGCTTGTGGTCTGTGTGTATCGTTGTGAAGACCTCAGTGCATCCGGCAAGAGCCACACTAACCC ataTGTTAAGGTCCATCTGCTGCCAGGAAAATCCTCACACAGTAAGAGGAAGACTTCAGTGAAGAAGAAAACTGTGAACCCAGTTTACAACGAGACACTGAGA TTCCGAGTGCAAGATGCAGATCTCAGGAGTCGTGCTGTTAGTTTGTCGGTCTGGCATTCGGACACTGTGAGGCGGAACCACTTTCTGGGAGGACTGGTGGTACAGCTTAGTCAATGGAACTGGGAACAAAGTGAGCCAATCTGGCAAGGCCTCCAACCCCGA GATCTGGTGACCACTGGCTCAGCCACAAACGGAGGAACCATCTTGATGGCTATGAAGTTCACACCCCCTGGATCTGAAG gaccTGATCTTCCTCTTACGGGAGAACTGCACATCTGGCTCAGAGAAGTTCATCTGCCTTCCACCAAACATGGAGCACCAAGCACATACGTCAAAGG CTGTGTCTTGCCAGATGCCAGTCAGTCCAGTGGGCAGCAGACTCGGGTGGTGAAACGCAGCACACACCCTGTGTTTAACCACACCATGGTGTTCGATGGGATCCAGGCATGTGACCTCACGCAAGTGTGTGTAGATATTAGCATTTGggacaaaagcacacacacatctgtgtatCTGGGAGGAGTTCGCTTCAGCTGTGGCACAG GCCAAAGTTATGGTCAGACGGTAGCCTGGATGGATTCGTCGCTGGATGAGCAGAGTGCATGGATGGCCATCAGGACCAATCCTAACAAATGGGTGGAGAAAGAACAGCCAATCAGGACAAACCTGCAAAGGATCACGTGA
- the fkbp9 gene encoding peptidyl-prolyl cis-trans isomerase FKBP9 has product MAAWRSGSEPPPPPPLPLLLHHRGGRAHPHPTPPEHPTPPTPRSARPLPRRSSAAKMGPLLFSGTLLLALLVHFVACNAPPVPLDDVVVERTFVPERCERTVRSGDFVRYHYNGRFPDGTSFDSSYDRGSTYNVFVGRAQLIAGMDKALLGMCVNERRLVKIPPALAYGKDGYGDIIPPDAVLHFDVLLLDIWNSVDTVQVHTYQRPEQCGRRVEVSDYVRYHYNGTLLDGTLFDSSHTRMRTYDTYVGIGWLIAGMDQGLLGMCVGERRIITMPPSLGYGENGDGSDIPPQASLVFDVELLDLHNPKDDVTVELTSVPDPCPRRSVVGDFMRYHYNGTLLDGTPFDSSYSRNHTYDTYVGKGYVIAGMDKGLLGVCIGEKRKITIPPHLAYGEEGTGTKIPGSAVLVFDVHVIDFHNPADTVDISSVKPETCGLTAKRGDFVKYHYNASLLDGTHIDSTYHYGKTYNVVLGMGQVVIGMEQGLMGMCVGERRHLVIPPHLAYGERGVEGEVPGSAVLVLDVEMIDMEEGLPEGYMFVWNGDISPNLFTEMDKNNDEQIDPSEFSDYILRQVTDGRGRLAPGFDPDRIIENMFTNQDRNGDGHITEAEFRLKADEAATHDEL; this is encoded by the exons ATGGCCGCCTGGAGGTCCGGATCcgaaccaccaccaccaccaccactacccctcctcctccaccaccgaGGAGGTCGAGCCCACCCACACCCCACACCCCCCGAGCACCCCACCCCGCCGACGCCACGTAGCGCGCGTCCACTTCCGCGCCGGAGCAGCGCAGCGAAGATGGGCCCGCTGCTGTTCTCCGGGACGCTCCTGCTCGCCCTCCTGGTCCACTTCGTGGCCTGCAACGCGCCGCCGGTGCCGTTAGATGACGTCGTCGTGGAGCGAACGTTCGTCCCGGAGCGCTGCGAGCGGACCGTGCGGAGCGGGGACTTCGTCCGGTACCACTACAACGGCCGCTTCCCGGACGGGACGAGCTTCGACTCCAG ctATGACCGCGGCTCCACGTACAACGTGTTCGTGGGACGAGCTCAGCTGATCGCGGGGATGGATAAAGCTCTCCTGGGGATGTGCGTGAACGAACGGCGGCTCGTCAAGATCCCGCCAGCGCTGGCGTACGGAAAAGACGGCTACG GTGACATTATTCCCCCGGATGCGGTGCTCCATTTCGacgtgctgctgctggacatcTGGAACTCTGTGGACACAGTGCAAGTCCACACCTACCAACGGCCGGAGCAGTGTGGCCGCAGGGTTGAGGTGTCCGACTACGTGCGATACCACTACAACGGCACGCTGTTGGATGGTACTCTGTTCGACTCCAG CCACACTCGTATGAGGACGTACGACACGTATGTTGGGATCGGCTGGCTAATTGCCGGGATGGaccaggggctgctgggaatGTGCGTCGGGGAGCGACGCATCATCACGATGCCCCCATCGCTGGGTTACGGGGAGAATGGTGACG GCAGCGATATTCCGCCTCAGGCGTCTCTGGTTTTCGACGTGGAACTTTTGGATCTTCACAATCCAAAAGACGACGTCACTGTGGAGCTGACGAGCGTCCCGGACCCCTGCCCTCGTAGGAGTGTGGTGGGTGACTTCATGAGGTACCACTACAACGGAACGCTGTTGGACGGAACGCCGTTTGACTCCAG ttACTCAAGAAATCACACATACGACACCTACGTGGGTAAAGGCTATGTAATCGCAGGCATGGACAAGGGACTTCTGGGAGTTTGCATCGGAGAGAAGCGGAAAATCACCATCCCGCCTCACCTGGCATATGGAGAAGAggggacag GCACCAAGATCCCAGGCTCGGCTGTGCTGGTTTTCGACGTTCACGTCATCGACTTCCACAACCCAGCCGACACCGTGGACATCAGCAGCGTGAAGCCAGAGACCTGCGGCCTGACGGCCAAGCGCGGAGATTTCGTCAAATACCACTACAACGCGTCTCTGCTGGACGGGACACACATCGACTCCAC atacCACTACGGAAAGACCTATAACGTGGTCCTGGGCATGGGACAGGTGGTGATCGGCATGGAGCAAGGGCTGATGGGAATGTGTGTGGGAGAAAGGCGTCATCTTGTGATCCCACCCCATCTGGCATATGGAGAGAGAGGAGtcg AGGGGGAGGTCCCTGGCAGCGCTGTCTTGGTATTGGATGTTGAGATGATTGACATGGAGGAGGGACTTCCAGAAGGCTACATGTTTGTTTGGAATGGAGACATTTCTCCCAACCTTTTCACTGAAATGGATAAGAACAACGATGAGCAAATTGATCCCAGTGAG ttctcAGATTACATCCTCCGCCAGGTGACTGATGGTCGAGGCCGATTGGCTCCTGGATTTGATCCTGATCGCATCATTGAAAACATGTTCACCAATCAGGATCGGAATGGAGATGGACACATCACAGAGGCGGAGTTTCGTTTGAAGGCAGACGAGGCCGCCACCCACGATGAGCTGTGA
- the crtap gene encoding cartilage-associated protein, translating into MASVGALLLLAFLPARAQYERYSFRSFPRHELMPLDAAYRHGLDQYGGERWPETVEYLEVSLRLHRLLRDSEAFCNMNCSAARLADATRFDAFPELRAFGNAMQRAHCLRRCKQGLPAFRQSLPSRDTLDEFERREPYKYLQFAYFKNNNLAKAISAAHTFLLKHPDDEMMQRNMAYYKSLAGAEEHLVDLETRPYEMLFVRAVRAYNGDNFRTSVSDMELALKDFFKVFDECLAASEGSREIKDFKDFYQSIADHYTAVLSRKVRCERELTPVVGGFLVEKFVATMYHYLQFAYYKLNDLQNAVPCAVSYMLFDPNDEVMKNNILYYQFHRDKWGLTDDHFLPRPEAVKYFNQTNTQLRLLQFSREKLQDDDEGEVLEFLDELLDTEEE; encoded by the exons ATGGCGTCCGTCGGCGCGCTGCTCCTCCTCGCCTTCCTGCCCGCCCGGGCGCAGTACGAGCGCTACAGCTTCCGCAGCTTCCCGCGCCACGAGCTGATGCCGCTGGACGCCGCGTACCGCCACGGCCTGGACCAGTACGGCGGCGAGCGGTGGCCGGAGACGGTGGAGTACCTGGAGGTGAGCCTGCGCCTCCACCGCCTGCTGCGGGACAGCGAGGCCTTCTGCAACATGAACTGCAGCGCGGCGCGTCTCGCCGACGCGACGCGCTTCGACGCGTTCCCGGAGCTGCGCGCCTTCGGCAACGCCATGCAGCGCGCACACTGCCTGCGGCGCTGCAAGCAGGGCCTGCCGGCCTTCCGCCAGAGCCTGCCGAGCAGGGACACCCTGGACGAGTTCGAGCGCCGGGAGCCCTACAAGTACCTGCAGTTCGCCTACTTCAAG AATAACAACCTGGCCAAGGCCATATCGGCCGCGCACACCTTCCTGCTGAAGCACCCGGACGACGAGATGATGCAGAGGAACATGGCGTATTACAAGAGCCTGGCCGGCGCCGAGGAGCACCTGGTGGACCTGGAGACCCGGCCGTATGAG aTGCTGTTTGTGCGCGCCGTGCGGGCGTATAACGGGGACAATTTCCGAACATCAGTTTCCGACATGGAGTTGGCGCTGAAGGACTTCTTTAAAGTTTTTGACGAGTGCCTTGCCGCGTCCGAAGGGTCCAGAGAGATCAAAGACTTCAAGGACTTCTACCAGTCCATTGCCG ATCACTACACTGCCGTGCTGAGCAGGAAGGTCCGCTGCGAGAGGGAACTCACGCCCGTCGTCGGCGGCTTCCTGGTGGAGAAGTTCGTGGCCACGATGTACCACTACCTTCAGTTCGCCTACTATAAAC TAAATGACCTACAGAACGCGGTTCCCTGTGCTGTGAGCTACATGCTGTTCGACCCCAATGACGAAGTGATGAAGAACAACATTCTGTATTACCAGTTCCACCGGGACAAGTGGGGCCTGACTGATGACCACTTCCTGCCTCGACCG GAGGCTGTGAAGTACTTCAACCAGACGAACACACAGCTGAGGCTCCTACAGTTCAGCAGAGAGAAACTtcaggatgatgatgag GGAGAGGTGTTGGAATTCCTAGATGAGTTGCTGGACACTGAGGAGGAGTAA
- the LOC114797259 gene encoding hepatic lectin-like — MELFVREIHTNLDADNMNKDHIYDKIVPCNPHGTTGSQQDGGSNGGRSFSRWAAVCLGLLCILLLGLVVWMTIRHTAEKEELLARLPEDRNHSVNRKYDLQNNATDLDNRMKKFKKLFRFTYPQTWNESRQYCQERGGDLVVIRYKWEHMLLNEKGMNGWLGLTDQGHDGTWRWVDGSPLTLQFWRKGEPAIRNGRGDCVVLHTKKEIPERTWSYYDCSARHYAVCEKK; from the exons ATGGAGCTCTTTGTAAGGGAAATCCACACAAACCTGGATGCTGACAACATGAACAAAGATCACATATACGACAAAATAGTGCCCTGCAACCCTCATGGAACCACCGGATCTCAGCAGGATG GAGGCAGTAACGGTGGGAGAAGTTTCTCCAGATGGGCTGCGGTGTGTCTGGGACTGCTGTGTATTCTCCTGCTGGGGCTCGTCGTATGGATGACCATCAGACACACAGCGGAGAAGGAGGAGTTGCTCGCCCGTCTGCCTGAGGACAGGAACCATTCAGTTAATCGCAAATATGACCTTCAAAACAATGCCACAGACCttg ATAATCGAATGAAGAAGTTCAAGAAATTATTTCGCTTTACTTATCCACAAACTTGGAATGAGAGCAGACAGTATTGCCAAGAGAGGGGTGGAGACTTAGTGGTTATAAGGTACAAATGGGAACAT ATGCTCCTTAATGAAAAAGGAATGAATGGATGGCTCGGTCTAACTGACCAAGGTCATGATGGAACCTGGAGATGGGTGGATGGTTCTCCACTGACTCTTCA ATTCTGGCGCAAAGGGGAACCTGCAATCAGAAATGGTCGTGGTGACTGTGTTGTATTACACACTAAAAAAGAAATCCCGGAGCGGACCTGGAGTTATTATGATTGTTCTGCACGACACTATGCTGTTTGTGAGAAGAAATGA